The proteins below come from a single Synechococcus sp. WH 8101 genomic window:
- a CDS encoding DevA family ABC transporter ATP-binding protein yields MTRTLSPSALSPVGSSPTVDIEGLSHWYGRRDMRRQVLQQVSLRIEPGEVVLLTGPSGCGKTTLLTLIGALRQVQEGDLRVFGEQLRGAGRGARQRLRRRIGMIFQGHNLLRCLSAEQNVQMGADLLPNLSYAARRGQAREWLRAVGLEDHMNKRPHDLSGGQKQRVAIARALAAQPQLLLADEPTAALDSTTGREVVELLRRLAREQACSVLMVTHDPRILDLADRLVRMEDGRLYAAEG; encoded by the coding sequence ATGACCAGGACCCTGTCTCCCTCGGCGTTGAGCCCCGTGGGTAGTTCTCCCACGGTCGACATCGAGGGCCTGAGCCACTGGTATGGCCGTCGCGACATGCGCCGTCAGGTGCTCCAGCAGGTGTCGTTGCGCATCGAGCCCGGCGAGGTGGTGCTGCTGACCGGACCGTCCGGTTGCGGGAAAACGACCCTGCTCACCCTCATCGGTGCGTTGCGTCAGGTGCAGGAGGGTGATCTGCGCGTGTTCGGCGAGCAGTTGCGCGGAGCTGGCCGGGGTGCCCGGCAGCGCCTGCGCCGCCGGATCGGCATGATCTTTCAGGGCCACAACCTGCTCCGTTGCCTTTCGGCGGAACAGAACGTGCAGATGGGCGCCGACCTTCTGCCCAACCTCTCCTATGCCGCCCGCCGCGGTCAGGCGCGGGAATGGTTGCGGGCGGTGGGCCTGGAGGATCACATGAACAAGCGCCCCCACGATCTCTCCGGAGGTCAGAAGCAACGCGTCGCCATTGCCCGGGCGCTGGCGGCCCAGCCCCAGTTGCTCCTGGCTGATGAGCCCACGGCGGCTCTCGACAGCACCACCGGCCGCGAAGTGGTGGAGCTATTGCGTCGGCTGGCCCGGGAACAGGCCTGTTCGGTGCTGATGGTCACCCATGACCCCCGCATTCTTGATTTGGCCGATCGGTTGGTGCGCATGGAAGACGGCCGCCTGTATGCGGCGGAAGGGTAG
- the devC gene encoding ABC transporter permease DevC → MGRFWWWRRIPLASLMLVRQPVRLLVALAGISFAGILMFMQLGFRDGLFDASVTVHRRFDADLVLISPRSTSSVRMAGFPRRRLIQAMADPAVEGITPVHWSLMLWRNPETLQTRSILALGFDPGDPFFTDQDLPAKARLLSQKGRVLFDERSRPEFGPVAEWFREGRTVESEISGNRVRVAGLVALGTSFGADGNLLTSSETFLDLMPNTPAGSIELGLIRLKPGADPTLVQQRLQALLPQDVRVLTKQGFIDFEQNYWRSSTSIGFIFTLGAAMGFVVGCVIVYQVLYTDVSDHLPEYATLMAMGYRLSSLLGVVVREGLLLAMFGYVPAYLAGQGLYWFVRQATRLPVGMDVTRAVTVFSMILVMCMVSACLAMRRLIDADPAEIF, encoded by the coding sequence ATGGGCCGGTTCTGGTGGTGGCGTCGGATTCCCCTGGCGTCGCTGATGTTGGTGCGCCAACCGGTGCGGCTTCTGGTGGCCCTGGCGGGGATCAGCTTCGCCGGGATTCTGATGTTCATGCAGCTCGGCTTTCGGGACGGGCTGTTTGATGCCAGCGTCACCGTGCATCGTCGCTTTGATGCTGATCTGGTGTTGATCAGTCCCCGCTCCACCAGCTCGGTGCGAATGGCGGGGTTTCCGCGGCGGCGGCTGATCCAGGCGATGGCTGATCCGGCCGTGGAAGGCATCACCCCGGTGCACTGGAGTCTGATGTTGTGGCGCAACCCGGAAACGCTTCAGACCCGCTCCATCCTCGCTCTGGGGTTTGATCCGGGCGATCCTTTCTTCACCGATCAGGACCTGCCCGCCAAGGCTCGTCTGCTCTCGCAGAAAGGCCGGGTGCTCTTTGACGAACGCTCCCGGCCTGAATTTGGCCCCGTCGCCGAATGGTTCCGCGAGGGGCGAACTGTGGAGAGTGAGATCAGTGGCAATCGGGTGCGAGTGGCCGGTCTGGTGGCGCTCGGCACCAGCTTCGGGGCCGACGGCAACCTGCTCACCAGCTCCGAGACCTTTCTCGACCTCATGCCGAACACTCCGGCGGGGAGCATCGAGCTCGGCCTGATCCGGTTGAAGCCCGGTGCAGATCCGACCTTGGTGCAGCAGCGACTTCAGGCCCTCTTGCCTCAGGACGTGCGCGTGCTCACAAAGCAGGGATTCATCGATTTCGAGCAGAACTACTGGCGCAGCAGCACCTCGATCGGATTCATCTTCACCCTTGGCGCTGCCATGGGCTTCGTGGTGGGCTGCGTGATCGTGTATCAGGTGCTCTACACCGATGTGAGCGACCATCTGCCCGAGTACGCCACCCTGATGGCGATGGGGTATCGCCTCTCGTCACTGCTGGGTGTGGTGGTGCGGGAGGGGCTGCTGTTGGCAATGTTCGGTTACGTGCCGGCCTACCTCGCTGGCCAGGGCCTGTATTGGTTCGTGCGCCAGGCCACCCGGCTGCCCGTGGGGATGGACGTCACCCGTGCCGTCACCGTGTTCAGCATGATTCTGGTGATGTGCATGGTGTCCGCCTGTCTCGCCATGCGTCGCCTGATCGATGCCGACCCCGCCGAGATCTTCTGA
- a CDS encoding HlyD family efflux transporter periplasmic adaptor subunit, whose protein sequence is MSARPRLVWFVGGLGLLVVILLVAILRRPSAPTKPVAPTAEAVRPPEAVAALGQLEPAGDVRRLAAPVSGFGGTPRVAELLVKEGDPVAQGEVLARFDSRPQILADLAAVREKLRTLDIEIRMQKREVSRYAAAAREGAAALVLLEDKQDDLVRLEGERREALARERKLKADLADSELRSPIDGVVLKLHTRVGERSSADGVLEVGASQQMEALIEVYESDVNRIRLGQPVALVSENGGFSGRLSGEVVRISPQVRQRRVLSTDPTGDADARIVEVRVRLSPESAAKVSRLAGMKVIARFQNP, encoded by the coding sequence TTGAGCGCCCGCCCTCGCCTCGTCTGGTTCGTGGGGGGGCTGGGTCTCCTTGTTGTGATCCTGCTGGTGGCGATCCTGCGTCGCCCTTCCGCCCCCACCAAGCCGGTTGCTCCCACGGCTGAAGCAGTCCGCCCGCCGGAAGCCGTTGCGGCCCTGGGTCAGCTCGAGCCCGCTGGTGATGTGCGGCGGCTGGCCGCTCCGGTGAGTGGCTTTGGTGGCACGCCTCGGGTCGCTGAGTTGTTGGTGAAGGAGGGTGATCCAGTGGCTCAGGGCGAAGTGCTCGCCCGTTTCGACAGCCGCCCCCAGATCCTCGCTGACCTCGCTGCGGTGAGGGAGAAGCTCCGCACCCTCGACATCGAAATCCGGATGCAGAAGCGGGAAGTGTCCCGTTATGCCGCTGCTGCCCGGGAAGGAGCCGCCGCGCTTGTTCTGCTGGAAGACAAGCAGGATGACCTGGTGCGCCTCGAGGGTGAGCGGCGTGAAGCTCTCGCTCGTGAGCGCAAGTTGAAGGCGGATCTGGCCGACTCCGAGCTGCGCTCACCGATTGATGGTGTGGTGCTGAAGCTGCACACTCGCGTCGGTGAGCGTTCCAGTGCCGACGGTGTGCTCGAGGTGGGTGCCAGTCAGCAGATGGAGGCCCTGATTGAGGTGTACGAATCGGATGTCAATCGCATCCGCCTCGGTCAGCCCGTTGCCCTGGTCAGCGAGAACGGTGGCTTTAGCGGTCGTCTCAGTGGTGAGGTGGTGCGCATCAGCCCCCAGGTGCGCCAACGGCGGGTTCTCTCCACCGATCCCACCGGGGATGCCGATGCGCGCATTGTGGAAGTACGGGTGCGGCTTTCGCCTGAATCAGCGGCCAAGGTGAGCCGGTTGGCGGGGATGAAGGTGATCGCCCGCTTCCAGAATCCGTGA
- a CDS encoding phycocyanobilin:ferredoxin oxidoreductase: MHPLMDALADRIRECRSQLPALDDLAVDPSLEEISASLDGEALFIRNELHHCRGLRKLHLETARLGLGLQILHCVFFPDPRFDLPVFGADLVASPAGISAAIVDLSPVTDRLPDAVRTPLEDLVLPPFQQVRELPPWGTIFSPYVRFIRPVDREEEGWFVDLVGAYLAILAAAIDQTEPDPPQAAPTIARYQGQLSYCLQQKRNDKTRRVLEKAFSPEWADRYIEELLFDNPPQP; encoded by the coding sequence GCTTCCGGCGCTGGACGATTTGGCGGTGGATCCCTCCTTGGAGGAGATCAGCGCGAGCCTCGATGGCGAAGCTCTGTTCATTCGCAACGAGCTGCATCACTGCAGGGGCCTGCGCAAGCTCCACCTGGAAACGGCCCGACTGGGGCTTGGCCTGCAGATCCTTCACTGCGTGTTTTTCCCGGATCCGCGTTTTGATCTGCCCGTTTTCGGCGCTGATCTTGTCGCCAGTCCGGCCGGCATCTCCGCCGCGATCGTCGATCTCTCCCCGGTGACGGACCGCCTGCCGGATGCGGTGCGGACTCCGCTGGAGGATCTGGTGTTGCCGCCGTTCCAGCAGGTGCGCGAGTTGCCGCCCTGGGGCACGATCTTCTCTCCTTATGTGCGCTTCATCCGCCCGGTTGATCGGGAAGAGGAGGGGTGGTTTGTTGATCTGGTGGGGGCTTACCTGGCGATTCTTGCGGCCGCCATCGACCAGACCGAGCCCGATCCGCCTCAGGCGGCTCCTACCATCGCTCGATATCAGGGTCAGCTCTCCTATTGCCTCCAACAGAAACGCAACGACAAGACGCGACGGGTTCTGGAGAAGGCGTTCAGTCCGGAGTGGGCGGACCGTTACATCGAGGAACTGCTCTTCGACAATCCGCCGCAACCTTGA